Proteins from a single region of Budorcas taxicolor isolate Tak-1 chromosome 7, Takin1.1, whole genome shotgun sequence:
- the PSPN gene encoding LOW QUALITY PROTEIN: persephin (The sequence of the model RefSeq protein was modified relative to this genomic sequence to represent the inferred CDS: deleted 1 base in 1 codon) — MATGRVLLGSLLLLILHLDLGGSQGAWEALVAERELSSEPAVDRETQRPQLGKDSWNPACSPTPFCPDSACCQLPLVPTGARLRRALTSPCQLWSLSLPVAELGLGYTSEETVIFRYCAGSCSRGARTQHGLTLARLRGQGRAHGGPCCRPTRYADVTFLDDRHRWQRLPQLSAAACGCGG; from the exons ATGGCCACAGGAAGAGTCTTGCTAGGCTCTCTCCTTCTCCTGATCCTCCACTTGGACCTTGGTGGGAGCCAGGGGGCCTGGGAGGCTCTGGTGGCGGAGAGAGAGCTCTCATCCGAGCCAGCGGTGGACAGAGAGACCCAGAGGCCACAGCTGGGTAAGGACTCCTGGAACCCTGCGTGCTCCCCAACTCCTTTCTGCCCAGACTCTGCCTGCTGTCAGCTGCCCCTTGTC CCCACAGGGGCCCGCCTGCGCCGAGCCCTGACCAGCCCGTGCCAGCTGTGGAGCCTGTCCTTGCCCGTGGCCGAGCTGGGCCTGGGCTACACGTCGGAGGAGACGGTCATCTTCCGCTACTGCGCCGGCAGTTGTTCCCGCGGAGCCCGCACCCAACACGGCCTGACGCTGGCCCGACTGCGGGGCCAGGGCCGAGCCCATGGAGGACCCTGCTGCCGGCCCACCCGCTACGCCGACGTGACCTTTCTCGATGACCGCCACCGCTGGCAGCGGCTGCCCCAGCTCTCGGCGGCGGCCTGTGGCTGCGGTGGCTAA
- the GTF2F1 gene encoding general transcription factor IIF subunit 1: MAALGPSSQNVTEYVVRVPKNTTKKYNIMAFNAADKVNLTTWNQARLERDLSNKKIYQEEEMPESGAGSEFNRKLREEARRKKYGIVLKEFRPEDQPWLLRVNGKSGRKFKGIKKGGVTENTSYYIFTQCPDGAFEAFPVHNWYNFTPLAKHRTLTAEEAEEEWERRNKVLNHFSIMQQRRLKDQDQDEEDEEKEKRSRKKASELRIHDLEDDLEMSSDDSEASGEEGGRAPKAKKKALPSKGGRKKKKKKGSDDEAFEDSDDGDFEGQEVDYMSDGSSSSQDELEGKPKATQQEEGPKGVDEQSESSEESEEEKPPEEDKEEEEEKKAPTPQEKKRRKDSSEESDSSEESDIDSEASSALFMAKKKTPPKRERKPSGGSSRGNSRPGTPSTEAGSTSSTLRAAASKLEQGKRTSETPAAKRLRLDTGPQSLSGKSTPQPQSGKSTPSSGDVQVTEDAVRRYLTRKPMTTKDLLKKFQTKKTGLSSEQTVNVLAQILKRLNPERKMINDKMHFSLKE; this comes from the exons ATGGCGGCCCTC GGCCCCAGCAGCCAGAATGTCACTGAGTATGTCGTCCGAGTTCCCAA AAATACCACCAAAAAATACAATATCATGGCTTTCAATGCAGCCGATAAAGTCAACCTCACTACTTGGAATCAG GCCCGGCTGGAACGAGACCTGAGCAACAAGAAGATTTACCAAGAGGAGGAGATGCCGGAGTCGGGCGCCGGCAGCGAGTTCAACCGCAAGCTCCGGGAAGAGGCGCGGAGGAAGAAGTATGGCATTGTCCTCAAGGAGTTCCGGCCGGAGGACCAGCCCTGGCTGCTGCGGGTCAACGGTAAATCAGGCCGAAA GTTCAAGGGCATAAAGAAGGGCGGCGTGACAGAAAACACCTCCTACTACATCTTCACCCAGTGCCCTGATGGGGCTTTCGAGGCCTTCCCTGTCCACAACTGGTATAACTTCACGCCGCTGGCCAAGCACCGCACACTCACGGCcgaggaggctgaggaggagtGGGAGAG gAGAAACAAGGTCCTGAACCACTTCAGCATCATGCAGCAGCGGCGGCTGAAAGACCAGGACCAGGACGAGGAGGATGAGGAGAAGGAGAAGCGCAGCCGCAAGAAGGCCAGCGAGCTGCGCATCCACGACCTGGAGGACGACCTGGAGATGTCGTCGGATGACAGCGAGGCCAGCGGCGAGGAGG GTGGCAGAGCCCCCAAGGCCAAGAAGAAGGCACTGCCCAGCAAGGGGGGccggaagaagaagaagaagaagggctCAGATGATGAGGCCTTTGAGGACAGTGATGACGGGGACTTCGAGGGCCAGGAGGTGGACTATATGTCTGATGGCTCCAG CAGCTCCCAGGACGAGCTGGAAGGCAAGCCCAAGGCCACGCAGCAGGAGGAGGGCCCCAAGGGCGTGGATGAGCAGAGTGAGAGCAGCGAAGAGAGTGAGGAGGAAAAGCCACCTGAGGaggacaaggaggaggaggaggagaagaaggcgCCCACACCGCAGGAGAAGAAGCGGAGGAAAG ACAGCAGCGAGGAGTCCGACAGCTCGGAGGAGAGTGACATCGACAGTGAAGCCTCCTCGGCACTCTTCATGGCA AAAAAGAAGACGCCCCCCAAAAGGGAGCGGAAGCCATCAGGGGGCAGTTCCAGGGGTAACAGCCGGCCAGGCACGCCCAGCACTGAGGCAGGCAGTACTTCTTCCACCCTCCGGGCAGCCGCCAGCAAGCTGGAGCAGG GGAAGCGCACCAGCGAAACGCCGGCAGCCAAGCGGCTGCGACTGGACACCGGGCCCCAGAGCTTGTCCGGGAAATCCACTCCTCAGCCCCAGTCTGGGAAGTCAACCCCCAGCAGTGG TGACGTTCAAGTGACTGAAGACGCCGTGCGCCGCTACCTGACACGGAAGCCCATGACCACCAAGGACCTGCTGAAGAAGTTCCAGACCAAGAAGACGGGGCTGAGCAGCGAGCAGACAGTGAATGTGCTGGCTCAGATCCTGAAGCGCCTGAACCCTGAGCGCAAGATGATCAACGACAAGATGCATTTCTCCCTCAAGGAGTGA
- the ALKBH7 gene encoding alpha-ketoglutarate-dependent dioxygenase alkB homolog 7, mitochondrial: MAGGGQVVLRTVSQQGWVRGSGAAVLSRLQDAAVVRPGFLSAAEEETLSRELEPELRRRRYEYDHWDAAIHGFRETEKSRWSEASRAILRRVQAAAFGPGQTLLSSVHVLDLEPQGYIKPHVDSIKFCGSTIAGLSLLSPSVMRLVHTQEPGEWLELLLEPGSLYILRGSARYDFSHEILRDEESFFGERRIPRGRRISVICRSLPEGMGPGEPGQPPPAC; encoded by the exons ATGGCCGGAGGTGGGCAGGTGGTACTGCGAACGGTCTCCCAGCAGGGCTGGGTGCGGGGCTCGGGCGCAGCCGTGCTGAGCCGCCTACAAGACGCGGCCGTGGTGCGGCCCGGCTTCCTGAGCGCGGCCGAGGAGGAGACACTGAGCCGCGAGCTGGAACCCGAGCTGCGCCGCCGCAGATACGAATACGACCACTGGGATGCG GCCATCCACGGCTTCCGAGAGACAGAGAAGTCGCGCTGGTCAGAGGCAAGCCGGGCCATCCTGCGGCGTGTGCAGGCAGCCGCCTTTGGACCTGGCCAGACCCTCCTCTCCTCAGTGCACGTGCTGGACCTAGAACCTCAGGGCTACATCAAGCCACACGTGGACAGCATCAAG TTCTGCGGATCCACCATTGCCGGCCTGTCTCTGTTGTCTCCTAGTGTCATGCGACTGGTGCACACCCAGGAGCCGGGGGAGTGGCTGGAACTCTTGCTGGAGCCGGGCTCCCTCTACATCCTTAG GGGCTCGGCTCGTTATGACTTCTCCCACGAGATCCTTCGGGATGAAGAGTCCTTTTTTGGGGAGCGTCGGATTCCCCGGGGCCGACGCATCTCGGTAATTTGCCGCTCCCTCCCTGAAGGGAtggggccgggggagcctggacAGCCGCCCCCAGCCTGCTGA